In one Aricia agestis chromosome 21, ilAriAges1.1, whole genome shotgun sequence genomic region, the following are encoded:
- the LOC121737563 gene encoding C-terminal-binding protein isoform X2, whose product MDKRKMLPKRARMDSMRGPIANGPLQSRPLVALLDGRDCTVEMPILKDVATVAFCDAQSTSEIHEKVLNEAVGALMWHTIILTKEDLEKFKALRIIVRIGSGVDNIDVKAAGELGIAVCNVPGYGVEEVADTTMCLILNLYRRTYWLANMVREGKKFTGPEQVREAAAGCARIRGDTLGIVGLGRIGSAVALRAKAFGFNVIFYDPYLPDGIEKSLGLTRVYTLQDLLFQSDCVSLHCSLNEHNHHLINEFTIKQMRPGAFLVNTARGGLVDDEGLAAALKQGRIRAAALDVHENEPFNVFQDAPNVLCTPHAAFYSDASAQELREMAASEIRRAIVGRIPDGLRNCVNKDYFLAGTAPNARVLAPVAPPMGAAAVGGGVGAVVGAGCYSEGINGSGYYGGAQAAHSTTAVHEPPALPPQQPPPQPPPQQPPITLPINTSDPANHQMKQESSDVH is encoded by the exons ATGGACAAACGCAAGATGCTGCCAAAGAGAGCGCGCATGGATAGCATGAGGGGACCCATCGCTAACGGGCCCCTGCAGTCGAG GCCCCTGGTGGCGCTGCTGGACGGGCGGGACTGCACGGTGGAGATGCCGATACTGAAGGACGTGGCGACGGTCGCCTTCTGCGACGCGCAGTCCACATCCGAGATACACGAGAAG GTGCTGAACGAGGCGGTGGGAGCTCTGATGTGGCACACCATCATCCTCACGAAGGAGGACCTGGAGAAGTTCAAGGCGCTGCGGATCATCGTGCGCATCGGGTCCGGCGTCGACAACATCGACGTCAAAGCGGCCGGCGAGCTGg GCATAGCGGTGTGCAACGTGCCGGGCTACGGCGTGGAGGAGGTGGCGGACACGACGATGTGTCTCATACTGAACCTGTACCGGCGGACGTACTGGCTGGCGAACATGGTGCGCGAGGGGAAGAAGTTCACAG GTCCGGAGCAAGTCCGCGAGGCGGCGGCGGGCTGCGCGCGCATCCGCGGCGACACACTCGGCATAGTCGGCCTGGGCCGCATCGGCTCCGCGGTCGCCCTCCGCGCCAAGGCGTTCGGCTTCAACGTCATATTCTACGACCCCTACCTGCCCGACGGTATTGAGAAGTCGCTGGGGTTGACTAGGGTTTATACGTTACAG GATCTCCTATTTCAGAGTGACTGTGTATCACTGCACTGCAGTCTAAACGAGCACAATCACCACCTGATTAACGAGTTTACTATAAAACAAATGCGCCCAG GCGCGTTCCTGGTGAACACGGCGCGCGGCGGGCTGGTGGACGACGAGGGGTTGGCGGCGGCGCTGAAGCAGGGCCGCATCCGCGCGGCCGCCCTCGACGTGCACGAGAACGAGCCCTTCAATGTATTCCAG GACGCGCCGAACGTGCTGTGCACGCCGCACGCCGCCTTCTACTCGGACGCGTCCGCCCAGGAGCTGCGTGAGATGGCCGCGTCCGAGATACGGCGCGCGATAGTCGGCCGCATCCCCGACGGCCTCCGCAACTGCGTCAACAAGGACTACTTCCTAGCCGGGACGGCGCCG AACGCGCGTGTGCTCGCTCCAGTGGCGCCACCTATGGGCGCGGCGGCGGTCGGCGGCGGCGTCGGCGCGGTCGTCGGCGCCGGCTGCTACAGCGAGGGCATCAATGGCAGCGG GTACTACGGCGGCGCTCAGGCGGCCCACTCGACCACGGCGGTGCACGAGCCGCCCGCGCTCCCGCCGCAGCAGCCGCCGCCGCAGCCGCCCCCGCAGCAGCCGCCCATCACGCTG CCGATCAACACCTCGGACCCGGCGAACCATCAAATGAAGCAGGAGAGCTCCGACGTCCACTAG
- the LOC121737563 gene encoding C-terminal-binding protein isoform X1 has protein sequence MDKRKMLPKRARMDSMRGPIANGPLQSRPLVALLDGRDCTVEMPILKDVATVAFCDAQSTSEIHEKVLNEAVGALMWHTIILTKEDLEKFKALRIIVRIGSGVDNIDVKAAGELGIAVCNVPGYGVEEVADTTMCLILNLYRRTYWLANMVREGKKFTGPEQVREAAAGCARIRGDTLGIVGLGRIGSAVALRAKAFGFNVIFYDPYLPDGIEKSLGLTRVYTLQDLLFQSDCVSLHCSLNEHNHHLINEFTIKQMRPGAFLVNTARGGLVDDEGLAAALKQGRIRAAALDVHENEPFNVFQGPLKDAPNVLCTPHAAFYSDASAQELREMAASEIRRAIVGRIPDGLRNCVNKDYFLAGTAPNARVLAPVAPPMGAAAVGGGVGAVVGAGCYSEGINGSGYYGGAQAAHSTTAVHEPPALPPQQPPPQPPPQQPPITLPINTSDPANHQMKQESSDVH, from the exons ATGGACAAACGCAAGATGCTGCCAAAGAGAGCGCGCATGGATAGCATGAGGGGACCCATCGCTAACGGGCCCCTGCAGTCGAG GCCCCTGGTGGCGCTGCTGGACGGGCGGGACTGCACGGTGGAGATGCCGATACTGAAGGACGTGGCGACGGTCGCCTTCTGCGACGCGCAGTCCACATCCGAGATACACGAGAAG GTGCTGAACGAGGCGGTGGGAGCTCTGATGTGGCACACCATCATCCTCACGAAGGAGGACCTGGAGAAGTTCAAGGCGCTGCGGATCATCGTGCGCATCGGGTCCGGCGTCGACAACATCGACGTCAAAGCGGCCGGCGAGCTGg GCATAGCGGTGTGCAACGTGCCGGGCTACGGCGTGGAGGAGGTGGCGGACACGACGATGTGTCTCATACTGAACCTGTACCGGCGGACGTACTGGCTGGCGAACATGGTGCGCGAGGGGAAGAAGTTCACAG GTCCGGAGCAAGTCCGCGAGGCGGCGGCGGGCTGCGCGCGCATCCGCGGCGACACACTCGGCATAGTCGGCCTGGGCCGCATCGGCTCCGCGGTCGCCCTCCGCGCCAAGGCGTTCGGCTTCAACGTCATATTCTACGACCCCTACCTGCCCGACGGTATTGAGAAGTCGCTGGGGTTGACTAGGGTTTATACGTTACAG GATCTCCTATTTCAGAGTGACTGTGTATCACTGCACTGCAGTCTAAACGAGCACAATCACCACCTGATTAACGAGTTTACTATAAAACAAATGCGCCCAG GCGCGTTCCTGGTGAACACGGCGCGCGGCGGGCTGGTGGACGACGAGGGGTTGGCGGCGGCGCTGAAGCAGGGCCGCATCCGCGCGGCCGCCCTCGACGTGCACGAGAACGAGCCCTTCAATGTATTCCAG GGCCCGCTGAAGGACGCGCCGAACGTGCTGTGCACGCCGCACGCCGCCTTCTACTCGGACGCGTCCGCCCAGGAGCTGCGTGAGATGGCCGCGTCCGAGATACGGCGCGCGATAGTCGGCCGCATCCCCGACGGCCTCCGCAACTGCGTCAACAAGGACTACTTCCTAGCCGGGACGGCGCCG AACGCGCGTGTGCTCGCTCCAGTGGCGCCACCTATGGGCGCGGCGGCGGTCGGCGGCGGCGTCGGCGCGGTCGTCGGCGCCGGCTGCTACAGCGAGGGCATCAATGGCAGCGG GTACTACGGCGGCGCTCAGGCGGCCCACTCGACCACGGCGGTGCACGAGCCGCCCGCGCTCCCGCCGCAGCAGCCGCCGCCGCAGCCGCCCCCGCAGCAGCCGCCCATCACGCTG CCGATCAACACCTCGGACCCGGCGAACCATCAAATGAAGCAGGAGAGCTCCGACGTCCACTAG